A stretch of DNA from Syntrophales bacterium:
TTCAAGGAAAGCCGAGATCATCCGTGACAGGGCGGCCCGTCGGTCAAGGAAGCGGCGCTGCTTTTCTGCCGCGTTGACGAAAAACTGCATGACAAAATCCGTGAGGGGGGGGACAGAAACCTCGATGTTCTGTGCCATCATCCAGTCGACTACGTGCATATGGCTGAAGCTGTTGTATTTCAGGAAAATTTCCCCGACGATACCGATTCTCGGGAGGGGTGCTTCAGAGGCTATGGCTTCGTTGAAAGACGTGACGGCGTCTTCCAGATGGTTCAGAAGCCCCTGGGTATTATCGGTCTCGACGGCCGGCAGTGCCGCCTGCAGATAGTGGTCCCTGATGGTTTCAGCCTGTCCGGGCACCCGTTCCCGTACGGCCGTCCTGTAGTACATGCGGGCGATGGCATCGGCGTAAAGCAGGCTGGCGAAGGCCGGCCGGATGATGCGGTGCACGGCCATGTTGAAGCCCGGCTGCTCGTTCGCCAGGGCCTTGCTGTGGGCCGCCGCGATGACAGGCACGTTCTGATAGCCGGCTCCGATGAGAGCCTTTTTGATGAGCGGGACATAATTGGTTGCTCGGCATTGCCCGCCCGTCTGGGACATCCCCACCACGGTGGTTTCCGGGTCATAGAGACCGCTTTTGAAGGCCTTGACGATATCGCCGATAACGACAATGGCAGGGTAGCAGATCTCGTTGTTGGCGTACTTCATGCCGTATTCGACGGATTCCTTGTCGGGTGGCGGGAGAATGTTCAGATCGTACCCGGTCAGGCGGAATACGGGCCGGAAAAAAGGTGAATAACAGTCGGCGAAGTAGGGTCCGATGATCCGCTTTTTCCGGTCCTTCTCGAGGTAGGGTGGGGTTTTTCTGGTAATATCCTTGCGTTCGGGCAGGTGGGAAGCCCGGCGTTCCATCGTCTCCATGAGCGATCGAAGCCGCAGACGGGCCGAACCCGTGCTTGAAATTTCATCAATCTTGATGGCTGTCAGGGGTTTGCCCTTTTCAGACAATATGTCCCGTATTTCGTCCATGATAAAAGCGTCGGGGCCGCAGCCGAAGGAATTGAGCATCACGTATTGGATACTGTTGCTCGGCTGGTCGGCCACCCACCGGGCCGCTTTGATGAGGCGGTTGGGGAACGTCCACTGAGGGATCACCGTGAATTCGTTGATGCTGGTTTCGCACAAGCCTGAGGCTACTTCGCAAGGGATTACACTGGCCCCCAGGTCAGCCAGCATTTCCGATGTCTGGTGTTCGATGAGCGGGTCGGCATGATATGGACGGCCCGCCAGGATCACCACCGGGCGCCCTTCATCTGCGGCCTGCTCGAGCAGTTCCTTTCCACTGCTTTCCAGGGCGTTTCGAAATCGCTGCTGGGCGGCGAGGGCTTGTGCGAAGGCTTGGTTGAAGCGGCCCCGGGAGATGCCCAGTGACTGCAGGTAGGATCGGCAGCCCTTCTTGAGCAGTTTTTCGTCCCGGAAAGAGACGGGCGGCGCGTCGAAGATCGGGGTCCCGTCTCCCGGCCTTTCCAGGGGAGCTTTGAGGACTTCGGCATAGCTGGCCACAATGGGGCAATTGTAGCTGTTGACCACACCGACATCTTCCGGTGATTCATGGAACGTCAGCGGGTACAGGACGCGGTCGACGCCTTTCTCAACCAGATCCACCACATGACCATGGGCGAGTTTGGCGGGAAAGCAGATGTTGTCTGCCATGATGGCCCCCAGCCCCTTTTCATAGATTTCCTGGCTCGATTCAGAGGACGGAACAACGTCAAACCCGCACTCGGTGAGAAGTGTGCTCCAGAAGGGGAAGTTTTCGTACATGTCGAGAATGCGTGGTATGCCGACGGTCACGTTCAGGGCCGGCTCGACGGCCTGGGGAATGTCATTGAATAGGAACTCGTTGCGTTTTGAAAAAAGATTGGTTCCCCTCGTTTTTCCGCCTCCCCGGTTTCCGAAATAGCGTTCACATTTGTTGCCTGTGTAAAAGTTGCGGCCGCCGCTGAAGGAGTATATCGTTACGACGCACTGGTTGGTACACCCCTTGCATCGCACCTCACGGGTTCGGAATTCCCCGCGCCGGTCGAGAGAGTCGAGCTTGACCATGCGAGTGGCGGATGGATCCGTTTCCCACACCTCCTTTGCCAGCAGGGCCGCCCCGTAGGCTCCCATCATCTCCGGCCTGTCGGAGGAACTGACGGAGGAGCCCGTAAGGAGTTCGAGTGCCTTCCTGACAGCGGGGTTTTTGAAGGTTCCCCCCTGCACCACGACGTTTTTCCCCAGTTCCGACGGCTCGCGGAGCTTCAGAACCTTGTACAGTGTGTTTTTGATAACCCCATAGGCAAGGCCGGCGGCGATATCTTCTATGGGAGCGTTTTCCCGCTGTGCCTGCTTGATGCGGGAGTTCATGAACACGGTGCATCGCGTTCCGAGATCGCAGGGAGCCCGTGAGTCGCAGGCCCGTCGGGCAAAGCTTTCAGCGGTCAGTCCCAGGGACTGGGCAAAACCCTCGATAAAAGATCCGCATCCCGATGAGCAGGCCTCGTTGATCTCTATGCGGTCGATGGCCTGGTCCCGAATAAAGAGGGCCTTCATGTCCTGACCACCGATATCGAGAACGAAGGACACCCGGGGATCGCACTTTTCCGCCGCGCGCCAGTGGGCCATGGTTTCCACAACACCCTGATCAAGATCGAAGGCGGCGCCTATAAGATCTTCCCCGTAGCCGGTTGCCTTTCCCGCTGCGAGGGAGACGTCTTTCATGTGCCGGCCGGCGTAGTCAACAAATTCCTCGAGGGCGTTCTTTACAGCATCCACAGGGCTTCCCTGGTTCGGCCGGTAATCGCTGAAAACGCATCGTTCACGGGAATCAATCACCATGATCTTGCTTGTGGTGGAGCCGCTGTCGATGCCGATGAAGAATGGCGGCTCTGCCTCATGAGGATCTACATCGGCGATGTTCATTACTTGTCGGTCCCGTTCCCACAGCTCATAGGCCCTTTCATCGGAAAAGAGCGGGGGCAGGCGATCCTGGCGGGCTCCGGAGGCTCCGCTCAGGGGTTCTATCATGCGGCGCCACTCTCGGGGTGTGGCTGCCGGAGACCCCTGCCCCGATGTCAAAGCCGTGCCCCAGGCGGGAAAGAACAGCCCCGCCTCAGGAATGATGAAGTCCTTTTCGGGCATGCCCAGGGCGGTTCGGAGTGATTCCCGCAGCCCGGCAAGAAATATCAGTGGCCCTCCGCAGAGGAGGACTTTCGGGTGTATCGTGGTGCCCCTGGCCAGCGAATTCAGGTTCTGGTATGTCACGGCCTGCAGGATGGATGCGCAAATGTCGGGCAGATCGATCTTTCGGCTGACCAGGTTCTGGATATCCGTTTTGGCGAAAACGCCGCATCGGGAAGCTACGGGATGAATACGGTTGTGACGGGAGGACAGCTCGTCGAGCTCATTGATGGACAGGTTGAGCAGCGTGGCCATCTGGTCGATAAAGGCACCGGTCCCGCCGGCGCAACTTCCGTTCATGCGGATATCGGGCGCCCGGTCAGGGGGGAAGAAAATCATCTTGCTGTCTTCCCCGCCGATGTCGATAAGGACTCGTGTGTCGGGAAAGTGGCGGCGTGTCACCTCACCGGCGGCGACAACTTCCTGGATGAATTGAGCGCCGAGACCGTCGGCCACGCCCATACCCGCCGATCCCGTAAATGATAGTGTCAGCGGACGGTTACCGATGCTCTCTTCGGAGTCTTCCAAAATTGCCGCGAGGGTTTCTATTATGTGCGCGTTGTGGCGGCGATATGATGAAAATAGTATCTTTTCAGAATCATCAATGACCAGCAATTTCGCCGTCGTCGAGCCGAGGTCCACACCGGCCCGCAGTTGATGTTCTCTCATGTCGAGCCCTTCCTGTCACCGTCGGTGTGGAATATTCAGGCAGGAGCACCGTTGTCTGCGGGTTGAACCCATACCATCCGCGATGAATCGGCCGAAACTGTCGTGAGGACTTTTAATCAATGCAATCATGATACAATCAGAAAAGCCGGGGTCGTCATTCAGAAAGTCACCTTCACCGGCAGGTACCGGCCTGGAGAGACAATGGGGAGCCTCCTTGTACTGGTGCGTTCCACCAGAGTATGTTTATCAGCGCTCATAGTTCCTGTCATAACGTAACGATGACACTTATCCGTATAGGACCTTTGACCATATCCGTCAAGAGGAATTTGTGGTGCCGGCGAAGGCCGGTCGTCGCGAGGCAGGATTTTGGTTGACAAGGGGGTACGGGTGTAGTAGACAGACCGCCTAAACGTGGAGACAGGTGCCATGACTGAATTCGGTACTTCCATCATCATAATTATTGACGACATAATCAGGGGGCCGCACTCACGCGTGACCTGATGATGGAATACTGTATCGAAGGATACGGACCCAACCCGCCATCAGCGACGCTGATGGCGGGTTTCTTGTTCAGGAGAGGAAATGAAGAAGAGTACCGGGAAGAAAAAAAGGCTGGATGTGGTTGTGTATGATACGACCTTGCGGGACGGAACCCAGGGTGAGCAGGTAAGCGTTACAGCCGAGGAAAAGATCAAGATTGCCCGCAGGCTCGATGACGCGGGCTTTCATTACGTGGAAGGGGGGTGGCCCGGATCAAACCCGAAGGATATGCGGTTTTTCAAGCTGGCCAAACGTCAAAAGTACAAGAACATCCGCCTGGCCGCCTTCGGCAGTACCCGGAAACAGGGCGTAAGGACCGAAGAATGTCCTAACGTCCGGGCGCTCCTCGAGGCCTGCACGCCGGTGGTGACGATTTTCGGCAAGAGCTGGGATCTTCACGCCACGGAGATACTGGGCGTGTCCCTGGAGGAAAACCTGGCCATGATCGGTGAAACTGTGGCCTTTCTGAAGTCCCGAAAGAAAGAAGTCGTTTACGACGCGGAGCATTTCTTCGACGGTTACAGACACAACCGTCCCTACGCCCTGGAGACCATCATCCGGGCCCTTTCGTCGGGGGCCGATTGGATCGTTCTGTGCGACACCAACGGCGGTTCCATGACGTGGGAGCTTGTCGATATGATAGAGGACGTGAAAAAGATCGTTCCGCCGGAACGCCTGGGCATTCACGTACACAATGATTGCGGTCTCGCCGTGGCCAATTCCATAGCCGCCGTCAATGCCGGTGTTCCCATGGTACAGGGAACCATTAACGGTTACGGTGAACGGTGCGGCAACGCCGACCTGGTGACCATCATCGGCAATGTTCACCTCAAGATGGGTCGTCACTGCATTCCCGAGTCTTCCCTGGAAACGCTCACGGCGCTGTCGCTCTACGTGAGCGACCTGGTAAACGTAGCGCCCCTGAATTCACGCCCCTACGTAGGGAAAAGCGCCTTCGCCCACAAGGGGGGCGTCCACGTGAGCGCCATTCTCAAAAACCCCATCGCCTATGAGCACACCAGCCCGGAACTGGTGGGCAATCACCGCCGGGTTGTCGTGTCCGATCTTTCCGGAAAAAGCAACATTGAATACAAGGCCCGGGAACTGGGCATCTCTCTCGAGGGATCGGAGGGAGCCGGCAGGAAAGTGGTTCGAGAGATCAAAAAAATGGAAAACGAGGGATACCAGTTCGATGCCGCGGACGGATCATTGGCGCTCCTTATCAAGAAGACCCTGGGTGAATTCAAGGAACCCTTCGAGTTGGTGTCCTTTCATGTCATCGACCAGAAAAATCGCAGACGATCCTCCAGTTCACAGGCAACCATCAAGGTGTCCGTGGGTAAGGAACAGGAAATCACCGCCGCGGAGGGCAACGGTCCCGTGAATGCCCTCGATAACGCTCTCAGGAAGGCATTGAGAAAATTTTATCCCCAACTCGACGATGTACACCTGGTTGACTTCAAGGTCCGCATTATCGAGGGAAGTGACGGAACAGCCGCGAAGGTCAGGGTTCTCCTGGAGTCGCGGGACCGGGATGACCTGTGGACCACCATCGGCGTGTCGGAGAACATTATAGAGGCCAGTTGGCGGGCCCTCGCAGACAGCATTCAGTACAAATTGAGCAAAGACGGGGGACACTGAATTCATTGACAGCTGCTGCCCGTCCGGGGTAGCATGCGCTTATTTTCCCTATTGTAGTACTGGAGAAGACACCATGCCCATGACCATTACGGAAAAGATCCTGGCGGCCCATGCGGGGAAGGATACCCTTCACCCGGGTGATCTTGTGCAGGTACGGGTTGACATGGCTCTCGCGAATGACATCACGGCCCCCATAGCCATCCAGGTCTTCGGCGAAACGGGCCGTGAAACGGTCTTCGACCGGGACCGCACAGCCCTGGTCGCGGATCATTTCGTGCCGAACAAGGACATCGCTTCGGCCGAACAGGTGAAGCTGTTGCGGGATTTTGCCCGCCGTCAGAAACTGACCCACTATTACGAGGGTGGCGACGTGGGGATCGAGCACGTGATCCTTCCTGAAAAGGGTCTTGTTCTTCCGGGTCAGGTAGTGATCGGTGCCGACAGCCACACCTGCACCTATGGAGCCCTGGGCGCCTTCTCCACCGGCGTGGGAAGCACCGACCTGGGCGTCATTATGGCGACCGGTGAAACATGGCTCAAGGTTCCCCCGACCATTCGCGTCAATTTCGAGGGAACGCTGAAGCCCTATGTAGGCGGGAAGGATTTGATTCTCCATCTCATCGGCATGATCGGTGTTGAGGGCGCTCTCTATTCGGCCCTCGAGTTCGGTGGCGCCGTTATAAGGAACATGCCCATGTATCAGCGGCTGACCATGGCCAACATGGCAATAGAGGCGGGCGCCAAGAACGGCATCGTCGAACCGGACGACATAACACGGGCCTTTGTAAAGGACAGGGCCCCGGAAACCGCTGACCGGGCCGTCTATTGCCGAAGCGATTCCGACGCCCGCTACGAACGGGTTATTGATATAGATGTTTCCACCCTCGGCCCGCAGATCGCCTTCCCCCATTCGCCGGCCAATGTCCGTGATATTACCACGGGTGATGCCGTCGCCCTGGACCAGGTGTTTATCGGCTCCTGCACCAACGGTTCTCTGGAAGACCTGCGGGATGCCGCCTCAATTCTCAGGGGGCGCCGGGCGGCGGCGGGTCTCCGGTTGATCGTCATCCCAGGATCTCCCCGCATCTACCGTGAGGCTGTTCGGGAGGGGATCATCGAAACATTCCTGGAAGCGGGGGCCGTTATCGGGCCTCCCTGTTGCGGACCCTGCCTGGGAGGGCACATGGGCATACTGGCTTCGGGCGAGCGGGCACTGGCTACAACG
This window harbors:
- the leuC gene encoding 3-isopropylmalate dehydratase large subunit yields the protein MPMTITEKILAAHAGKDTLHPGDLVQVRVDMALANDITAPIAIQVFGETGRETVFDRDRTALVADHFVPNKDIASAEQVKLLRDFARRQKLTHYYEGGDVGIEHVILPEKGLVLPGQVVIGADSHTCTYGALGAFSTGVGSTDLGVIMATGETWLKVPPTIRVNFEGTLKPYVGGKDLILHLIGMIGVEGALYSALEFGGAVIRNMPMYQRLTMANMAIEAGAKNGIVEPDDITRAFVKDRAPETADRAVYCRSDSDARYERVIDIDVSTLGPQIAFPHSPANVRDITTGDAVALDQVFIGSCTNGSLEDLRDAASILRGRRAAAGLRLIVIPGSPRIYREAVREGIIETFLEAGAVIGPPCCGPCLGGHMGILASGERALATTNRNFVGRMGHTESFVYLANPFVAAASAILGRIGGPDDL
- the cimA gene encoding citramalate synthase, producing the protein MKKSTGKKKRLDVVVYDTTLRDGTQGEQVSVTAEEKIKIARRLDDAGFHYVEGGWPGSNPKDMRFFKLAKRQKYKNIRLAAFGSTRKQGVRTEECPNVRALLEACTPVVTIFGKSWDLHATEILGVSLEENLAMIGETVAFLKSRKKEVVYDAEHFFDGYRHNRPYALETIIRALSSGADWIVLCDTNGGSMTWELVDMIEDVKKIVPPERLGIHVHNDCGLAVANSIAAVNAGVPMVQGTINGYGERCGNADLVTIIGNVHLKMGRHCIPESSLETLTALSLYVSDLVNVAPLNSRPYVGKSAFAHKGGVHVSAILKNPIAYEHTSPELVGNHRRVVVSDLSGKSNIEYKARELGISLEGSEGAGRKVVREIKKMENEGYQFDAADGSLALLIKKTLGEFKEPFELVSFHVIDQKNRRRSSSSQATIKVSVGKEQEITAAEGNGPVNALDNALRKALRKFYPQLDDVHLVDFKVRIIEGSDGTAAKVRVLLESRDRDDLWTTIGVSENIIEASWRALADSIQYKLSKDGGH
- a CDS encoding acyl-CoA dehydratase activase-related protein, yielding MREHQLRAGVDLGSTTAKLLVIDDSEKILFSSYRRHNAHIIETLAAILEDSEESIGNRPLTLSFTGSAGMGVADGLGAQFIQEVVAAGEVTRRHFPDTRVLIDIGGEDSKMIFFPPDRAPDIRMNGSCAGGTGAFIDQMATLLNLSINELDELSSRHNRIHPVASRCGVFAKTDIQNLVSRKIDLPDICASILQAVTYQNLNSLARGTTIHPKVLLCGGPLIFLAGLRESLRTALGMPEKDFIIPEAGLFFPAWGTALTSGQGSPAATPREWRRMIEPLSGASGARQDRLPPLFSDERAYELWERDRQVMNIADVDPHEAEPPFFIGIDSGSTTSKIMVIDSRERCVFSDYRPNQGSPVDAVKNALEEFVDYAGRHMKDVSLAAGKATGYGEDLIGAAFDLDQGVVETMAHWRAAEKCDPRVSFVLDIGGQDMKALFIRDQAIDRIEINEACSSGCGSFIEGFAQSLGLTAESFARRACDSRAPCDLGTRCTVFMNSRIKQAQRENAPIEDIAAGLAYGVIKNTLYKVLKLREPSELGKNVVVQGGTFKNPAVRKALELLTGSSVSSSDRPEMMGAYGAALLAKEVWETDPSATRMVKLDSLDRRGEFRTREVRCKGCTNQCVVTIYSFSGGRNFYTGNKCERYFGNRGGGKTRGTNLFSKRNEFLFNDIPQAVEPALNVTVGIPRILDMYENFPFWSTLLTECGFDVVPSSESSQEIYEKGLGAIMADNICFPAKLAHGHVVDLVEKGVDRVLYPLTFHESPEDVGVVNSYNCPIVASYAEVLKAPLERPGDGTPIFDAPPVSFRDEKLLKKGCRSYLQSLGISRGRFNQAFAQALAAQQRFRNALESSGKELLEQAADEGRPVVILAGRPYHADPLIEHQTSEMLADLGASVIPCEVASGLCETSINEFTVIPQWTFPNRLIKAARWVADQPSNSIQYVMLNSFGCGPDAFIMDEIRDILSEKGKPLTAIKIDEISSTGSARLRLRSLMETMERRASHLPERKDITRKTPPYLEKDRKKRIIGPYFADCYSPFFRPVFRLTGYDLNILPPPDKESVEYGMKYANNEICYPAIVVIGDIVKAFKSGLYDPETTVVGMSQTGGQCRATNYVPLIKKALIGAGYQNVPVIAAAHSKALANEQPGFNMAVHRIIRPAFASLLYADAIARMYYRTAVRERVPGQAETIRDHYLQAALPAVETDNTQGLLNHLEDAVTSFNEAIASEAPLPRIGIVGEIFLKYNSFSHMHVVDWMMAQNIEVSVPPLTDFVMQFFVNAAEKQRRFLDRRAALSRMISAFLEYYAGRMVERFEDILMGFRCYEPVASIYQKARMAEDIVSLSNQFGEGWLIPGEIAGFAREGIWNVVCLQPFGCIANQIVAKGIESRILQRYPMMNMLFLDFDAGTSEVNVLNRLHFMIENARRQVDRSRHLAQG